From the Desulfovibrio sp. UIB00 genome, one window contains:
- the motA gene encoding flagellar motor stator protein MotA, whose amino-acid sequence MYLLIGLVIVAASVGTGYTMAHGEWGVLFQPAEFIIILGCGLGAFFGSQTKYTFGLVVKSLKHLFADPGSSKNHYLETLALLYALFSKMHREGVISIESDVEKPESSPIFSKYPNISKDTVLVNFVGDTLRVYLTTGDPADIDSLMDVDIETMREEGILPAHAVAHMAESLPGMGIVACVLGVVLAMGKINEPPEVLGHYIAAALVGTFFGILACYGLFGPMGAKLENYVAEEHFYFNAIKEAVAAAIRGSTPLIAVEYGRRAIPYPFRPSFAEMEERLKSG is encoded by the coding sequence ATGTACTTACTTATAGGACTGGTCATTGTTGCGGCTTCAGTCGGCACGGGCTACACCATGGCCCATGGCGAATGGGGCGTTCTTTTTCAGCCCGCCGAGTTCATCATTATTTTGGGTTGCGGCCTTGGAGCGTTTTTTGGTTCGCAGACCAAGTACACCTTTGGTCTGGTTGTCAAAAGCCTCAAACACCTGTTTGCCGACCCAGGTTCCAGCAAAAACCACTATCTTGAGACCCTTGCCCTGCTGTACGCGCTCTTTTCCAAAATGCACCGCGAGGGCGTGATCAGTATTGAAAGTGATGTTGAAAAACCAGAATCCAGCCCGATTTTCAGCAAATATCCCAATATTTCCAAAGATACCGTGCTGGTGAACTTTGTGGGCGACACGTTGCGCGTGTACCTGACCACCGGCGACCCCGCAGATATTGACAGCCTCATGGACGTGGATATCGAAACCATGCGCGAAGAAGGTATTTTGCCTGCCCACGCAGTGGCGCACATGGCCGAATCACTGCCGGGCATGGGTATTGTGGCCTGCGTTCTGGGCGTGGTTTTGGCCATGGGCAAGATCAACGAACCGCCGGAAGTTCTTGGCCACTACATCGCGGCAGCACTTGTCGGCACGTTTTTTGGTATTCTTGCCTGCTATGGTCTCTTTGGCCCCATGGGCGCAAAGCTTGAAAACTACGTGGCCGAAGAACATTTTTATTTTAATGCCATCAAGGAAGCCGTGGCTGCCGCCATTCGCGGATCAACGCCGCTGATCGCTGTGGAATATGGGCGCAGGGCCATACCCTACCCCTTCCGTCCCTCGTTTGCCGAAATGGAAGAACGGCTCAAGAGCGGCTAA
- a CDS encoding flagellar motor protein MotB, whose protein sequence is MGGGAWKVAYADFVTAMMAFFLLLWILSMVPPDTKAGLAAYFSGERNFDSSSTSPISNNPFIQNTDKIDARDLKINEVEKSHYAIAQKIKQMLMADAVPQNSSGISADDVGVQLRVNSDVMFRPGSIDLLPEGTKVLEAVLKLMNEYNLYLVVRGHADSTEARPPFASAWELSGARASAMVHFLAEKGIKPTRMRAVSYGDTRPLKPGIDEQSRAMNRRVEFFFHRPEVMSYSVVY, encoded by the coding sequence ATGGGCGGCGGCGCATGGAAAGTGGCGTATGCCGACTTTGTTACGGCCATGATGGCCTTCTTCCTTCTGCTGTGGATCCTCAGCATGGTGCCGCCCGACACCAAGGCGGGCCTTGCCGCGTACTTCAGCGGCGAGCGCAATTTTGACTCCAGCTCCACGTCTCCTATATCAAACAATCCGTTCATCCAGAACACGGATAAAATTGACGCGCGCGACCTCAAAATCAACGAGGTTGAAAAGTCGCACTACGCCATCGCGCAAAAAATCAAGCAGATGCTCATGGCAGATGCCGTGCCGCAAAATTCCTCGGGCATCAGCGCTGATGATGTGGGCGTGCAGTTGCGCGTCAATTCGGACGTCATGTTCCGCCCCGGCAGCATTGACCTGCTGCCCGAAGGCACCAAGGTGCTGGAAGCGGTGCTGAAACTCATGAACGAATACAATCTTTACCTTGTGGTACGCGGGCACGCTGACTCCACCGAAGCCAGGCCGCCGTTTGCCTCCGCGTGGGAGCTTTCAGGCGCGCGCGCCTCGGCCATGGTGCATTTTCTTGCTGAAAAGGGCATCAAACCCACACGCATGCGCGCTGTGAGCTACGGCGATACGCGCCCCCTCAAGCCGGGCATTGACGAACAGAGCCGCGCCATGAACCGACGGGTGGAATTTTTCTTCCATCGGCCAGAAGTTATGTCGTACAGCGTGGTGTACTAG
- the htpG gene encoding molecular chaperone HtpG → MAEAGKNSRQFRAEVRKVLHILTNSLYTNREIFLRELVSNASDALDKLRYRMNRGESPRLADIPLEIRISLDKDAKVLTIADTGVGMTADELAENLGTIARSGSEQFLADIAAENAASGSDAAKPEAGEEGETSGPADAANIIGRFGVGFYSVFMVASKVEVTSRPAFGDDAEASVWVSDGLGTFTIEPATGDEPARGTVIKAWLKDDAAEFAEKFRVESVIRKHSAFVPFPVLVDGERVNTQPALWREPKFSVTKEQYDSFYKALTYDAKEPLDTLHLSVDAPVQFNALLFTPDSAQDFFGADREFWGLDLYARRVLIQHRNKELVPEYLAFLKGVVDTEDLPLNISRETLQENVVLRKINQVLVKQTLGHLEKLAKDDAEKYSRFWKLHGKVFKLGYHDYANRERISALLRFNSSSLADADALTSLDEYMARAPEGQKTIWYVAAPNREAARLNPHMERFRRKGIEVLWLYEPVDEFVMDGLAKYKDWEFKSVETAADDALKDFADKEQPEHEAAAPLSDDDSASFDALLAKMKEILGDKVTDVRVSHRLADSPAVLVSPDGGLSSSMEKLLKVMQKDDSIPVKVLEVNRDHPLLRSMLRMFKADADDRILADMTGCLFDSSLLLDGYLKDPQALAARTGKLLEEAAAWYTEVRKI, encoded by the coding sequence ATGGCAGAGGCTGGTAAGAATTCCCGCCAATTCCGCGCTGAGGTGCGCAAAGTCCTGCATATCCTCACCAATTCGCTCTATACAAATCGCGAAATTTTTTTGAGGGAACTTGTTTCCAACGCCTCGGACGCGTTGGATAAATTGCGCTATCGCATGAACAGGGGCGAAAGCCCGCGTCTTGCGGATATTCCCCTTGAAATCCGCATCAGTCTGGACAAGGACGCCAAGGTTCTGACCATTGCAGATACCGGCGTGGGCATGACCGCAGATGAACTGGCTGAAAACCTTGGCACCATTGCCAGGTCAGGCTCCGAGCAGTTTTTGGCCGATATTGCGGCTGAAAATGCAGCCAGCGGCAGCGATGCGGCAAAGCCCGAAGCCGGGGAGGAGGGCGAAACCTCCGGTCCTGCGGATGCCGCCAATATTATCGGCCGTTTTGGCGTGGGCTTTTATTCCGTCTTTATGGTGGCCAGCAAGGTGGAAGTTACCTCGCGTCCGGCTTTTGGCGATGATGCCGAAGCCAGCGTTTGGGTAAGCGATGGGCTTGGCACCTTTACCATTGAACCCGCAACCGGGGATGAACCTGCGCGCGGCACGGTCATCAAGGCATGGCTCAAGGACGATGCCGCCGAATTTGCGGAGAAGTTCCGCGTTGAGTCGGTTATCCGCAAGCATTCGGCCTTTGTTCCCTTCCCTGTCCTGGTGGACGGCGAGCGGGTCAACACCCAGCCCGCGCTGTGGCGCGAGCCCAAGTTCTCGGTCACCAAGGAACAGTACGACTCCTTTTACAAAGCCTTGACCTATGACGCCAAGGAGCCGCTGGACACCCTGCATCTTTCTGTGGATGCGCCCGTACAGTTTAATGCCCTCTTGTTCACGCCCGATTCGGCGCAGGATTTTTTTGGTGCCGACCGCGAATTCTGGGGGCTCGATCTCTATGCCCGCCGCGTGCTCATCCAGCACCGCAACAAAGAACTGGTGCCTGAATATCTGGCCTTCCTCAAAGGCGTGGTCGACACGGAAGACCTGCCCCTGAACATCTCGCGCGAGACGCTTCAGGAAAACGTGGTGCTGCGCAAGATCAATCAGGTGCTGGTCAAACAGACCCTGGGGCATCTTGAAAAGCTGGCAAAGGACGATGCGGAAAAATACAGCCGCTTCTGGAAGCTGCACGGCAAGGTTTTCAAGCTGGGTTACCACGACTACGCCAACCGCGAACGCATTAGCGCCTTGCTGCGCTTCAATTCTTCGTCCCTCGCTGATGCGGATGCGCTCACCAGCCTTGATGAGTACATGGCCCGCGCTCCAGAGGGGCAAAAGACCATCTGGTATGTGGCTGCGCCCAACCGGGAGGCTGCCCGGCTTAATCCGCACATGGAGCGCTTCCGCCGCAAGGGTATTGAAGTGCTGTGGCTGTATGAGCCTGTGGACGAATTTGTCATGGACGGCCTTGCCAAGTACAAGGACTGGGAATTCAAGTCGGTGGAAACAGCGGCGGACGATGCCCTGAAAGACTTTGCCGACAAGGAGCAACCAGAACACGAAGCTGCCGCGCCGCTCTCTGACGATGATTCGGCAAGCTTTGACGCCCTGCTTGCCAAGATGAAAGAAATCCTGGGCGACAAAGTAACGGACGTACGCGTTTCTCACCGTCTGGCAGACAGCCCGGCAGTGCTGGTTTCGCCTGATGGCGGCCTGTCATCCTCCATGGAAAAGCTGCTCAAGGTCATGCAGAAGGATGACTCAATCCCTGTGAAGGTGCTGGAGGTCAACCGCGATCATCCCCTGCTGCGCAGCATGTTGCGTATGTTCAAGGCAGACGCGGACGACAGGATTCTGGCCGACATGACGGGCTGCCTGTTTGACTCCAGCCTGCTGCTTGACGGCTACCTCAAGGATCCTCAGGCATTGGCGGCCCGCACGGGCAAGCTGCTTGAAGAGGCTGCCGCCTGGTACACGGAAGTCCGTAAGATATAG
- a CDS encoding cytochrome ubiquinol oxidase subunit I: protein MDVVMLSRLQFAVAVFFHFIFVPLTLGLSVILAWMETRYVRTGDEFWKKQAKFWGKLFLINFTLGVVTGITLEFQFGTNWSRYSEYVGDIFGSLLAIEATVAFFLESTFLAVWHFGWNRVGKKMHLASIYIVAFAGNLSALWIILANGFMQHPVGYTINETIGRAELANFWQVVTNGYAWGMYAHTVLASWALGGFFVLGVSAWHLLRKSQVDFFRASFKMAAPFTLILVLLLGLSGDQQGKTVAQVQPAKLAALESHWETGRNVPFYLLAWPDEANEGNKVQAIGIPGLLSWIAYGDANAEVKGLKDFAKEDRPPVMPTFLSFRGMIAMAGLFVLLAVGAFLQRKKDEPCPLLLKALVWNIPLPYVAIMLGWAVAEIGRQPWIVYGLMRTSDAVSPVPAENVAISLGAFIVVYSLLGLLDIYLLRKYAIKGPDAQEV, encoded by the coding sequence ATGGACGTTGTAATGCTTTCGCGTTTGCAATTCGCTGTGGCCGTTTTTTTCCATTTCATATTCGTACCGCTTACGCTCGGTCTTTCCGTCATTCTCGCCTGGATGGAAACCCGCTATGTGCGCACCGGAGACGAATTCTGGAAAAAACAAGCCAAATTTTGGGGAAAACTTTTTCTCATCAACTTTACCCTGGGCGTGGTGACGGGCATCACGCTTGAGTTCCAGTTCGGCACCAACTGGTCCCGCTACTCGGAATACGTGGGCGATATTTTCGGCTCCCTGCTGGCTATTGAAGCCACGGTGGCCTTTTTTCTGGAATCCACGTTCCTTGCAGTGTGGCACTTCGGCTGGAACCGCGTTGGCAAAAAAATGCATCTTGCCTCAATTTACATTGTGGCATTTGCGGGCAACCTTTCCGCCCTGTGGATCATTCTTGCCAACGGTTTTATGCAGCACCCGGTGGGCTACACCATCAATGAGACCATCGGGCGCGCTGAGCTTGCCAACTTCTGGCAGGTAGTGACCAATGGCTACGCCTGGGGCATGTACGCGCATACGGTGCTGGCATCGTGGGCGCTGGGCGGCTTTTTTGTGCTGGGCGTTTCGGCCTGGCATTTGCTGCGCAAGAGCCAGGTGGACTTTTTCAGGGCCTCCTTCAAGATGGCCGCGCCTTTCACCCTGATTCTTGTTTTGCTGCTGGGCCTTTCTGGCGATCAACAGGGCAAGACGGTGGCCCAGGTGCAGCCTGCCAAGCTGGCCGCGCTGGAATCCCACTGGGAAACCGGGCGCAACGTGCCCTTCTACCTGCTGGCATGGCCTGACGAAGCCAATGAAGGCAACAAGGTTCAGGCCATTGGCATTCCCGGCCTGCTGAGCTGGATTGCCTACGGCGACGCCAACGCCGAAGTGAAGGGGCTCAAAGACTTTGCCAAGGAAGACCGCCCCCCGGTCATGCCTACCTTCCTGAGCTTCCGTGGCATGATCGCCATGGCTGGCCTGTTTGTGCTGCTGGCCGTGGGCGCTTTTTTGCAACGCAAGAAGGACGAACCCTGCCCCCTGCTGCTCAAGGCGCTGGTATGGAACATCCCCCTGCCCTACGTTGCCATCATGCTGGGTTGGGCAGTGGCCGAAATTGGCCGCCAGCCCTGGATCGTTTATGGTCTCATGCGCACTTCCGACGCGGTTTCGCCAGTTCCAGCCGAGAATGTCGCCATTTCGCTGGGTGCGTTCATAGTGGTGTATTCCCTGCTTGGCCTTCTGGACATTTACTTGCTGCGTAAATACGCCATCAAGGGCCCTGACGCCCAGGAGGTATAG
- the cydB gene encoding cytochrome d ubiquinol oxidase subunit II produces MLETIWFVLWALLWAVYFILDGFDLGLGALLPFLGKNESERRIMYNAAGPFWDGNEVWLISAGGVTFAAFPKAYAVMFSALYAPLLLLLFALIFRAVSFEFRNKVEHDSWRALWDGVHFLANLIPCVLLGVAFANLFMGIPIDVKGVYHGNLLGLLNIYGLAGGVFFLCMFLLHGSLWLAIKSTGSLQTRAVASATFLWPVMLLLLVVFLVLTAMYTKLYANFLAMPVLFVLPLLALAGLVGARVMLGAGKLWLAWACSAVFILGVTFFGVAGMFPGMIISSIDPAATVTAFNGASSQLTLKIMLGVALVMVPIVLAYQFWLYKTFSSPVTHEDLKDEHAY; encoded by the coding sequence ATGTTGGAAACCATCTGGTTTGTGCTGTGGGCATTGTTGTGGGCCGTGTACTTTATTCTGGACGGTTTTGATCTGGGCCTTGGCGCGTTGCTGCCCTTTTTGGGCAAAAACGAATCTGAGCGCCGCATCATGTACAACGCTGCCGGGCCCTTCTGGGACGGCAACGAAGTGTGGCTTATTTCCGCTGGCGGCGTGACCTTTGCGGCTTTTCCCAAGGCCTATGCGGTCATGTTCAGCGCGTTGTACGCCCCGCTGCTTCTGCTGCTCTTCGCCCTTATTTTCAGGGCTGTTTCCTTCGAGTTCCGCAACAAGGTGGAACACGACAGCTGGCGCGCCCTGTGGGACGGTGTGCACTTTCTTGCCAACCTGATCCCCTGCGTGCTGCTTGGCGTGGCTTTCGCCAACCTGTTCATGGGCATTCCCATTGACGTCAAGGGCGTTTACCACGGCAACCTGCTTGGTCTGCTGAACATTTACGGCCTTGCGGGCGGCGTGTTCTTTTTGTGCATGTTCCTGTTGCACGGCTCCCTGTGGCTGGCCATCAAGAGCACAGGCAGCCTGCAAACCCGCGCTGTGGCATCGGCCACCTTCCTGTGGCCTGTCATGCTGTTGCTGCTGGTGGTCTTTCTGGTTCTCACCGCCATGTACACCAAGCTGTATGCAAACTTTCTGGCCATGCCTGTTCTGTTTGTTCTGCCCTTGCTGGCGCTGGCGGGCCTTGTGGGCGCGCGCGTCATGCTGGGTGCGGGCAAGCTGTGGCTGGCCTGGGCGTGCAGCGCCGTGTTCATTCTTGGCGTTACCTTCTTTGGCGTGGCGGGCATGTTCCCCGGCATGATCATATCTTCCATTGATCCTGCAGCTACGGTCACGGCCTTTAACGGCGCTTCCAGCCAGCTGACGCTCAAGATCATGCTGGGCGTGGCCCTGGTCATGGTGCCTATCGTGCTTGCGTACCAGTTCTGGCTGTACAAGACCTTCTCCTCCCCTGTGACGCACGAGGATCTCAAGGACGAACACGCCTACTAA
- a CDS encoding FAD-binding and (Fe-S)-binding domain-containing protein, whose protein sequence is MPHKGPHISISPDYVVNRILRINIDDFAEWPESVRNLAIAIAEELFLVAYNPFINAETVRTSVRESYDKESVSLAHYYATAISEGLTMFWSAHEAETAFRAKLVDALHGVLPDECILTNPAAMVESATDATDLRMELPLLVVEPDNTEQVAELVKLANDMKFALIPRGGGSGMTGGAVPARKRTVIVSLTRLTRIGPVDLEAMTVTCQAGAITQAVINAVDTEGALFSVDPASKQASTIGGNISENAGGPSAFEYGTTLDNLLWWRMVTPTGEIITVERENHPRHKILPDETAVFVVKDVSGGVRNVVHLRGDEIRLPGLGKDVTNKVLGGLPGMQKEGVDGIITEACFIVHPKPKHSRVMVLEFFGRSMHPAAIVVRELVALRNRIRQEGDYAHLSAMEEFNAKYVQAIEYKRKSEKYEGSPISVIILQVDGDDPYLLDKCVGDIVSVVEQQDNVDIIVAADDKEGERFWEDRHRLSAIAKRTSGFKMNEDVVIPMDRIPDFALFLEQINLECTAASYRYALQEVGRLPGFPMEDKDFNREFSQASKAASGDVAATEISDMELAARAEDFLAKLKEKYPHLAKKIDKIREYMDASRIVVASHMHAGDGNCHVNIPVNSNDAHMLEEAEETAARIMAECQEMGGEVSGEHGIGITKIAFFGKDKMDALRAFKERVDPRDVMNPAKLVFRELPVRPFTFSFNRLIRDIRESGLPDKEKLISLLTSIQVCTRCGKCKQVCSMCYPERSMQYHPRNKNMVLGMLLEAVYYSQVNKGRIEESLHKALRDIVEHCTACGRCMANCPVKIPSGEVALTLRALLEHEGAGGHPLKGHALEWLSRDIQHRVPKAAKMASLGQKMQNKFLGFVPDMWKRRLKSPLFSGRGPKMGYTNLYEALKLHRGSIFAPAEPTPGMPCVLYFPGCGGALFYDRIGVSSVMLLLKAGFAVAVPPRHMCCGFPLLAAGMDTAFEDNMAQNRQYLASMLRNLAKLGFDCKHMVTACGSCRDGLERLHMETQFPQLTLRDVGQLTLPLLDKDKLKAPLPEGSKVLYHGACHCEWADVHKIKGQKQIIKALGDFSGAKITLNPGCCGESGMGAMTSPDIYNLLRSRKQIRLGEAFEQGNDGPVIVGCPSCKIGIGRCLINMRDKRPVMHVVEWLAGQVDGEDRRQTFRKKVNEMRGEVRVIDVK, encoded by the coding sequence ATGCCCCACAAGGGTCCGCATATCTCCATTTCTCCCGACTATGTGGTGAACAGAATTCTGCGCATCAACATTGATGACTTTGCAGAATGGCCCGAATCTGTGCGCAACCTGGCCATCGCCATAGCCGAAGAACTTTTTCTGGTGGCCTACAACCCCTTTATCAATGCGGAAACCGTGCGCACCAGCGTGCGTGAAAGCTATGACAAAGAATCGGTCTCCCTGGCGCACTATTACGCCACGGCCATCAGCGAAGGCCTCACCATGTTCTGGTCGGCCCATGAGGCCGAAACCGCCTTCCGCGCCAAACTGGTGGACGCCCTGCACGGCGTTTTGCCCGATGAATGCATTCTGACCAATCCCGCAGCCATGGTGGAATCGGCAACAGACGCCACCGACTTGCGTATGGAACTGCCCTTGTTGGTGGTTGAGCCGGACAATACCGAGCAGGTGGCCGAGCTTGTGAAACTTGCCAACGACATGAAGTTTGCGCTCATTCCGCGCGGCGGCGGCTCCGGCATGACCGGCGGTGCAGTCCCCGCGCGCAAGCGAACGGTTATTGTCAGCCTCACCCGGCTGACGCGCATCGGGCCCGTTGACCTTGAAGCCATGACAGTCACCTGTCAGGCCGGGGCCATCACCCAGGCCGTCATCAACGCGGTGGACACCGAGGGCGCGCTGTTTTCCGTTGACCCTGCTTCCAAGCAGGCCTCGACCATCGGCGGCAACATCTCTGAAAATGCAGGCGGACCCAGCGCCTTTGAATACGGCACTACGCTGGATAACCTGCTGTGGTGGCGCATGGTCACGCCCACGGGTGAAATCATTACCGTTGAGCGTGAAAACCACCCCCGCCACAAGATTCTGCCTGACGAAACCGCCGTCTTTGTGGTCAAGGACGTGAGCGGCGGCGTACGCAACGTGGTACACCTGCGCGGCGATGAAATCCGCCTGCCGGGCCTTGGCAAGGACGTGACCAACAAGGTTTTGGGCGGCCTGCCGGGCATGCAGAAAGAAGGCGTGGACGGTATCATTACCGAAGCCTGCTTTATCGTTCACCCCAAGCCCAAGCACAGCCGCGTCATGGTGCTTGAATTCTTTGGCCGCTCCATGCACCCCGCCGCCATCGTCGTGCGCGAGCTGGTGGCCCTGCGCAACCGCATCCGGCAGGAAGGCGACTACGCCCACCTGTCGGCCATGGAGGAATTCAACGCCAAGTACGTGCAGGCCATCGAATACAAGCGCAAGTCCGAGAAATACGAAGGCTCGCCCATTTCGGTCATTATCCTTCAGGTGGATGGCGACGACCCCTACCTGCTCGACAAGTGCGTGGGCGACATCGTGAGCGTTGTGGAACAGCAGGACAACGTGGACATCATCGTTGCCGCTGATGACAAGGAAGGCGAACGCTTCTGGGAAGATCGCCACAGGCTCTCGGCCATCGCCAAACGCACCTCTGGCTTTAAAATGAACGAGGACGTGGTCATCCCCATGGACCGCATCCCCGACTTCGCGCTGTTCCTCGAGCAGATCAATCTGGAATGCACGGCGGCCTCCTACCGTTACGCCTTGCAGGAAGTGGGGCGTCTGCCGGGCTTCCCCATGGAAGACAAGGACTTTAACCGCGAGTTTTCGCAGGCCTCCAAAGCTGCCTCGGGCGATGTTGCCGCCACCGAAATTTCGGATATGGAACTGGCCGCCCGCGCAGAAGACTTTCTTGCCAAGCTCAAGGAAAAATACCCCCATCTTGCCAAAAAGATCGACAAGATCAGGGAATACATGGATGCCAGCCGCATTGTGGTTGCCAGCCACATGCACGCGGGTGACGGCAACTGCCATGTGAACATCCCTGTGAACTCCAACGATGCCCACATGCTTGAAGAAGCGGAAGAAACCGCAGCCCGCATCATGGCTGAATGCCAGGAAATGGGCGGCGAGGTTTCGGGCGAGCACGGCATCGGCATCACCAAGATCGCCTTTTTCGGCAAAGACAAGATGGACGCCCTGCGCGCTTTCAAGGAGCGCGTGGATCCCCGCGATGTGATGAACCCGGCCAAGCTCGTTTTCCGCGAACTGCCGGTGCGCCCCTTTACCTTCTCGTTCAACCGCCTGATCCGTGATATTCGCGAAAGCGGCCTGCCCGACAAGGAAAAACTCATCAGCCTGCTCACCTCCATTCAGGTTTGCACACGCTGCGGCAAGTGCAAGCAGGTCTGCTCCATGTGCTATCCCGAGCGCTCCATGCAGTACCACCCCCGCAACAAGAACATGGTGCTGGGCATGCTGCTGGAGGCCGTGTATTACAGTCAGGTCAACAAGGGCCGCATCGAGGAAAGCCTGCACAAGGCCCTGCGCGATATTGTGGAACACTGCACCGCCTGTGGGCGCTGCATGGCCAACTGTCCGGTCAAGATTCCCTCGGGCGAGGTGGCCCTTACCCTGCGCGCCCTGCTGGAACACGAAGGCGCTGGCGGCCACCCCCTCAAGGGACACGCCCTTGAGTGGCTCTCGCGCGACATCCAGCACCGTGTGCCCAAGGCGGCCAAAATGGCCTCCCTTGGACAAAAAATGCAGAACAAGTTTCTCGGTTTCGTGCCAGACATGTGGAAACGCCGCCTTAAAAGCCCGCTCTTTTCTGGTCGCGGCCCCAAGATGGGCTACACAAATCTGTATGAGGCCCTCAAGCTGCACAGGGGTTCCATTTTTGCGCCTGCCGAGCCAACGCCGGGCATGCCCTGCGTCTTGTACTTCCCCGGTTGCGGCGGCGCGCTGTTCTATGACCGCATCGGCGTTTCGTCCGTCATGCTTCTGCTCAAGGCCGGCTTTGCCGTAGCCGTGCCGCCCCGGCACATGTGCTGCGGCTTCCCCTTGCTGGCAGCGGGCATGGATACGGCCTTTGAAGACAACATGGCCCAAAATCGGCAATATCTGGCCTCCATGCTGCGCAATCTTGCCAAGCTGGGCTTTGACTGCAAGCATATGGTCACAGCCTGCGGCTCGTGCCGTGACGGTCTTGAACGCCTGCACATGGAAACGCAGTTCCCGCAGTTGACCCTGCGCGATGTGGGGCAGCTTACCCTGCCCCTGCTGGACAAGGACAAGCTCAAGGCTCCCCTGCCGGAAGGCTCAAAGGTTCTGTACCACGGAGCGTGCCACTGCGAATGGGCCGATGTACACAAGATCAAGGGACAAAAGCAGATCATCAAGGCGCTGGGCGACTTCAGCGGCGCCAAAATCACGCTCAACCCCGGCTGCTGCGGCGAATCGGGCATGGGCGCCATGACCTCGCCCGACATCTACAACCTGCTGCGTTCACGCAAGCAGATCCGCCTTGGCGAGGCATTTGAGCAGGGCAACGACGGCCCCGTGATTGTGGGCTGCCCCTCGTGCAAGATTGGTATTGGCCGCTGCCTCATCAACATGCGCGACAAACGCCCTGTCATGCACGTGGTTGAATGGCTGGCAGGTCAGGTGGATGGTGAGGACCGCCGCCAGACCTTCCGCAAAAAGGTCAACGAAATGCGCGGCGAAGTGCGCGTTATTGACGTAAAATAA
- a CDS encoding YkgJ family cysteine cluster protein, with the protein MAASPGKDAQRFRYNNRRFERMPGMSLLLDAYALVDCDVAESIALQKEPPACGPGCCQCCIQPIPATPLEILALRLFAELELLPSRRNALKAAFVLFHGARTTLGGACPFLLERSCGAYPVRPIACRRYVVFGQPCKAGEDATQTRPVDVLHPRQAAMQAALRLTLPWYRERYCLPEQITAEETLAFFRGVTTVLQAVPWANYA; encoded by the coding sequence ATGGCTGCCAGTCCGGGAAAAGACGCTCAGCGCTTCAGGTACAACAACCGCAGGTTTGAGCGCATGCCGGGCATGAGTCTGCTGCTGGACGCGTATGCCCTGGTGGATTGCGACGTAGCGGAATCCATCGCGCTCCAGAAGGAGCCGCCAGCCTGCGGGCCGGGGTGCTGCCAATGCTGTATCCAGCCCATCCCTGCAACCCCACTGGAAATTCTGGCCTTGCGCCTTTTTGCGGAGCTGGAGCTTCTCCCCTCCAGGCGGAACGCTCTCAAAGCAGCCTTTGTGCTGTTCCACGGGGCGCGGACAACTCTTGGGGGTGCCTGCCCTTTCCTGTTGGAGAGGAGCTGCGGCGCTTATCCTGTGCGTCCGATTGCGTGTAGGCGCTATGTAGTTTTCGGCCAGCCATGTAAAGCGGGCGAGGATGCCACTCAGACCCGCCCTGTTGATGTGCTGCATCCTCGTCAGGCTGCCATGCAGGCAGCCTTGCGGCTCACATTGCCCTGGTACAGGGAGCGCTACTGCCTGCCGGAACAGATTACAGCGGAGGAAACACTGGCTTTCTTTCGCGGCGTCACCACGGTCTTGCAGGCCGTGCCTTGGGCAAACTACGCCTGA
- a CDS encoding NADPH-dependent FMN reductase, producing the protein MGNLTFVGISGSLRKASRNTGLLRCCAAHLPQNVRLEIADISALPFYNADIEKPAVAQRLIDQVSVADGLVLACPEYNYSLAPALKNALDWLSRETDLAPLTGKTACIVGAGGGMGTSRAQYHLRQVCVYLNLHVLNKPELFSNAFTPAFADNGDVQDEALASQATALMQAMTDWTLRLK; encoded by the coding sequence ATGGGCAACCTTACCTTTGTTGGCATATCGGGCAGTCTGCGCAAGGCTTCGCGCAATACCGGGCTTCTGCGGTGCTGCGCAGCGCATCTTCCTCAGAACGTACGCCTTGAAATTGCAGATATTTCCGCTTTGCCGTTCTACAACGCGGATATTGAAAAACCCGCAGTGGCGCAACGCCTCATTGATCAGGTGAGCGTAGCGGACGGGCTGGTTCTGGCCTGCCCCGAATACAATTATTCTCTTGCTCCCGCGCTGAAAAATGCGCTGGACTGGCTCTCGCGCGAAACCGACCTCGCCCCCCTTACAGGCAAAACCGCCTGCATCGTGGGTGCTGGCGGCGGCATGGGCACATCGCGGGCGCAGTACCATCTGCGTCAGGTATGCGTGTACCTGAACCTGCACGTACTGAACAAGCCAGAGCTTTTTTCCAACGCTTTCACTCCTGCCTTTGCCGATAACGGCGATGTGCAGGATGAAGCCCTTGCGAGTCAGGCAACGGCCCTCATGCAGGCCATGACCGATTGGACGTTGCGGCTGAAGTAG